In a single window of the Arachis hypogaea cultivar Tifrunner chromosome 6, arahy.Tifrunner.gnm2.J5K5, whole genome shotgun sequence genome:
- the LOC112696636 gene encoding polyadenylation and cleavage factor homolog 4 isoform X2 has product MNMESTRRSFDRSREPGAKKPRLIDELDSSSNPISRPFSQPRQPPSSAVTPLTSATARFRTNSDRDSESSDRYHPQPPPHQELVSQYKAALAELTFNSKPIITNLTIIAGENLSAAKAIAGTVCTNILEVPNEQKLPSLYLLDSIVKNIGRDYIKYFAARLPEVFIKAYKQVDPPVHSSMRHLFGTWKGYFPPQTLQMIEKELGFTPAVNGSASSSATLRSESQSQRPAHSIHVNPKYLERQRLQQSSRIKGVANDTTRAILNSNEDSERSSRVLGASRPWLDPRINMHRIQRDAYNNSVPEKSLAESYGAIKNSSGISSIGTTGSRVTELGHDKTWYKAGISVAENTSNQSNGFSLKLGFSNREAPKSMNLGAHHQPTQNLTSIQSSVVPGSWKNSEEEEFMWDEMNSGMIGDGAASIANNMNTEPWMGGDDENLDGDQSQILHHDREISTARKQSFASGGHSSLPWQLQEQRSNEKLNLRPGHSEKLLSALGCLPANTSSLVVRMPNQSSMPNATKDMSETMGQKQFDSMGTKPTSVQSPLQQQSASLPVTKLHPHPTQNLLEQDNGKASKTSQFLGDLQRQYIRDQPAALPPNAQVGRLHRSREKDLHGPLSSETSFLPRHQQQPLVSSQTEVIAKTKPLHSKVSLASESSEQSKSSLSAATVQTRFLNKSITNSFPGTSSSLVTKNLPSDLGVCPALSGRPSSATLISSVSAVASPSTLVPPDDDSSILDNISQANTGQKPKVSTKLPTSSNMSTVSAPTSTARKNNSLNPIANLLSSLVAKGLISTDSESSTKVPTEALVQLEARTESITASSSLPVPSVTGSTVLPVTSSKVVEDDAKASLIVSQSTNTKIRNIIGFDFKPDIVREMHPTVIKGLLDDSQHHCRFCGIKLKQEEQFNKHLEWHFAREREQHGLIRASRKWYENWFLSEPSDSVDDYCEETDRSPFDAMVPADESQCLCVLCGDLFEDVYCQERDEWMFKGAVYINNLDRNGEMESRNVGPIVHAKCLSENSVAGGIKMEQD; this is encoded by the exons atgAACATGGAGAGCACGCGTAGATCGTTCGATAGATCGAGAGAGCCGGGCGCCAAGAAGCCCCGATTGATCGACGAGCTCGACAGCAGTTCCAACCCCATTTCCCGACCGTTTTCTCAGCCGCGGCAACCGCCGTCCTCTGCGGTTACACCGTTGACTTCCGCCACCGCGAGGTTCCGAACTAACAGCGACAGGGACTCCGAAAGCAGCGACAGGTACCACCCGCAACCGCCACCGCACCAGGAGCTTGTATCTCAGTACAAGGCCGCGCTAGCTGAGCTCACTTTCAACTCGAAGCCAATAATTACGAACTTGACCATCATTGCAGGAGAGAACCTTTCTGCTGCGAAGGCCATTGCTGGCACCGTTTGTACCAACATTCTAGAG GTTCCAAATGAACAAAAGCTTCCATCTCTTTATCTCTTGGACAGTATTGTTAAGAATATTGGGCGGGATTATATAAAATACTTTGCTGCCAGACTACCTGAG GTATTCATCAAGGCATACAAACAGGTTGATCCACCTGTCCATTCAAGTATGAGGCATCTTTTTGGAACTTGGAAGGGATACTTTCCTCCGCAGACCCTTCAGATGATTGAAAAGGAACTTGGCTTCACACCTGCAGTCAATGGTTCGGCTTCTTCATCTGCTACACTCAGAAGTGAATCACAGTCACAACGCCCAGCTCATAGCATCCATGTGAATCCTAAGTATTTAGAACGACAGCGTCTTCAGCAGTCCAGCAGG ATTAAAGGAGTAGCTAATGATACGACTAGAGCTATTTTGAACTCAAATGAGGATTCAGAGAGGTCAAGTAGAGTTTTGGGTGCTTCACGACCGTGGCTAGATCCTAGGATTAACATGCAT CGTATTCAAAGAGATGCATATAACAATTCTGTTCCTGAGAAGAGTTTAGCTGAATCCTATGGGGCCATAAAAAATAGTTCTGGTATTTCAAGTATTGGAACAACTGGCAGTAGGGTTACTGAGCTGGGACATGATAAAACTTGGTATAAAGCAGGAATCAGCGTGGCAGAGAACACGTCTAATCAAAGTAATGGTTTCAGTTTGAAGCTTGGTTTTTCGAATCGTGAAGCACCAAAGTCGATGAACTTGGGTGCACATCATCAGCCAACACAAAACTTAACTAGCATACAGAGCAGTGTAGTGCCAGGTAGCTGGAAAAATTCTGAGGAAGAGGAATTCATGTGGGATGAAATGAACTCTGGAATGATTGGTGATGGTGCAGCCAGCATTGCCAACAACATGAATACAGAACCATGGATGGGTGGTGATGATGAGAATTTG GATGGagatcaatcccaaatcttgcaCCATGATAGAGAAATATCTACTGCTAGGAAACAATCATTTGCATCTGGGGGGCATTCATCATTGCCATGGCAATTGCAGGAGCAGAGATCGAATGAAAAGTTGAATCTGAGGCCAGGTCACTCGGAAAAATTGTTGTCAGCTTTAGGTTGCTTACCAGCTAATACAAGTTCTTTGGTTGTCAGGATGCCAAATCAGTCTTCCATGCCAAATGCAACCAAAGATATGTCTGAAACTATGGGACAAAAGCAATTTGATTCCATGGGAACAAAACCCACTTCTGTGCAGTCACCTTTGCAGCAGCAGTCTGCATCATTGCCTGTAACAAAGCTCCACCCTCATCCAACACAAAATTTGTTGGAGCAAGACAATGGGAAGGCTTCTAAAACATCACAATTTCTGGGAGATCTGCAGAGACAATACATTAGAGATCAACCAGCTGCCCTTCCTCCCAATGCTCAAGTTGGTCGTTTGCATAGATCTAGAGAAAAGGATTTGCATGGTCCTTTATCTTCAGAGACTTCTTTTCTGCCAAGGCATCAGCAGCAGCCACTGGTCTCTTCCCAGACTGAAGTTATTGCAAAAACTAAGCCTCTCCACTCTAAAGTCTCTTTGGCCAGTGAAAGTTCAGAACAATCAAAAAGTAGTTTGTCAGCTGCAACTGTGCAGACTAGATTCCTCAACAAATCAATTACAAATAGTTTTCCTGGTACAAGTAGTAGTCTAGTTACAAAGAATCTTCCATCTGACTTAGGGGTTTGCCCAGCTCTATCAGGTAGACCCTCGTCTGCCACATTAATTTCTTCGGTATCTGCAGTTGCATCACCGTCAACATTAGTTCCTCCAGATGACGATTCTTCTATTCTGGATAACATATCACAAGCAAATACTGGACAGAAACCAAAGGTCTCTACAAAATTACCAACTTCCTCTAACATGAGCACTGTGTCAGCTCCAACCTCAACCGCTAGAAAAAACAATTCCTTGAATCCCATTGCAAACCTTTTAAGCTCACTGGTTGCAAAAGGTTTGATATCTACAGATTCGGAGTCATCGACTAAGGTACCAACAGAGGCATTGGTTCAATTGGAAGCCCGTACTGAAAGCATTACTGCCAGTAGCTCATTGCCAGTTCCTTCAGTTACTGGTTCCACAGTTCTCCCAGTAACATCCTCTAAAGTTGTGGAAGATGATGCAAAAGCCTCCCTGATCGTAAGTCAATCAACCAACACCAAAATAAGGAATATCATCGGCTTTGATTTTAAGCCTGATATAGTTCGAGAGATGCATCCCACTGTAATCAAGGGATTATTGGATGATAGTCAGCATCATTGCAGATTTTGTGGTATTAAGCTTAAACAGGAAGAACAGTTCAACAAACACTTGGAGTGGCATTTTGCACGAGAAAGAGAGCAACATGGTCTAATTAGAGCATCCAGAAAATGGTATGAGAATTGGTTTCTGTCTGAGCCTAGTGATTCTGTAGACGATTATTGCGAGGAAACAGACAGGAGTCCATTTGATGCTATGGTTCCAGCTGATGAAAGCCAGTGCTTGTGTGTATTGTGTGGTGATCTGTTTGAAGATGTGTACTGTCAAGAGAGGGATGAATGGATGTTCAAAGGTGCTGTTTACATAAACAACTTAGATAGAAATGGTGAGATGGAAAGTAGAAATGTGGGGCCAATTGTTCATGCTAAATGTTTATCTGAGAACTCAGTAGCTGGCGGCATCAAGATG GAACAGGACTGA
- the LOC112696636 gene encoding polyadenylation and cleavage factor homolog 4 isoform X1 — translation MNMESTRRSFDRSREPGAKKPRLIDELDSSSNPISRPFSQPRQPPSSAVTPLTSATARFRTNSDRDSESSDRYHPQPPPHQELVSQYKAALAELTFNSKPIITNLTIIAGENLSAAKAIAGTVCTNILEVPNEQKLPSLYLLDSIVKNIGRDYIKYFAARLPEVFIKAYKQVDPPVHSSMRHLFGTWKGYFPPQTLQMIEKELGFTPAVNGSASSSATLRSESQSQRPAHSIHVNPKYLERQRLQQSSRIKGVANDTTRAILNSNEDSERSSRVLGASRPWLDPRINMHVCRRIQRDAYNNSVPEKSLAESYGAIKNSSGISSIGTTGSRVTELGHDKTWYKAGISVAENTSNQSNGFSLKLGFSNREAPKSMNLGAHHQPTQNLTSIQSSVVPGSWKNSEEEEFMWDEMNSGMIGDGAASIANNMNTEPWMGGDDENLDGDQSQILHHDREISTARKQSFASGGHSSLPWQLQEQRSNEKLNLRPGHSEKLLSALGCLPANTSSLVVRMPNQSSMPNATKDMSETMGQKQFDSMGTKPTSVQSPLQQQSASLPVTKLHPHPTQNLLEQDNGKASKTSQFLGDLQRQYIRDQPAALPPNAQVGRLHRSREKDLHGPLSSETSFLPRHQQQPLVSSQTEVIAKTKPLHSKVSLASESSEQSKSSLSAATVQTRFLNKSITNSFPGTSSSLVTKNLPSDLGVCPALSGRPSSATLISSVSAVASPSTLVPPDDDSSILDNISQANTGQKPKVSTKLPTSSNMSTVSAPTSTARKNNSLNPIANLLSSLVAKGLISTDSESSTKVPTEALVQLEARTESITASSSLPVPSVTGSTVLPVTSSKVVEDDAKASLIVSQSTNTKIRNIIGFDFKPDIVREMHPTVIKGLLDDSQHHCRFCGIKLKQEEQFNKHLEWHFAREREQHGLIRASRKWYENWFLSEPSDSVDDYCEETDRSPFDAMVPADESQCLCVLCGDLFEDVYCQERDEWMFKGAVYINNLDRNGEMESRNVGPIVHAKCLSENSVAGGIKMEQD, via the exons atgAACATGGAGAGCACGCGTAGATCGTTCGATAGATCGAGAGAGCCGGGCGCCAAGAAGCCCCGATTGATCGACGAGCTCGACAGCAGTTCCAACCCCATTTCCCGACCGTTTTCTCAGCCGCGGCAACCGCCGTCCTCTGCGGTTACACCGTTGACTTCCGCCACCGCGAGGTTCCGAACTAACAGCGACAGGGACTCCGAAAGCAGCGACAGGTACCACCCGCAACCGCCACCGCACCAGGAGCTTGTATCTCAGTACAAGGCCGCGCTAGCTGAGCTCACTTTCAACTCGAAGCCAATAATTACGAACTTGACCATCATTGCAGGAGAGAACCTTTCTGCTGCGAAGGCCATTGCTGGCACCGTTTGTACCAACATTCTAGAG GTTCCAAATGAACAAAAGCTTCCATCTCTTTATCTCTTGGACAGTATTGTTAAGAATATTGGGCGGGATTATATAAAATACTTTGCTGCCAGACTACCTGAG GTATTCATCAAGGCATACAAACAGGTTGATCCACCTGTCCATTCAAGTATGAGGCATCTTTTTGGAACTTGGAAGGGATACTTTCCTCCGCAGACCCTTCAGATGATTGAAAAGGAACTTGGCTTCACACCTGCAGTCAATGGTTCGGCTTCTTCATCTGCTACACTCAGAAGTGAATCACAGTCACAACGCCCAGCTCATAGCATCCATGTGAATCCTAAGTATTTAGAACGACAGCGTCTTCAGCAGTCCAGCAGG ATTAAAGGAGTAGCTAATGATACGACTAGAGCTATTTTGAACTCAAATGAGGATTCAGAGAGGTCAAGTAGAGTTTTGGGTGCTTCACGACCGTGGCTAGATCCTAGGATTAACATGCATGTATGTAGG CGTATTCAAAGAGATGCATATAACAATTCTGTTCCTGAGAAGAGTTTAGCTGAATCCTATGGGGCCATAAAAAATAGTTCTGGTATTTCAAGTATTGGAACAACTGGCAGTAGGGTTACTGAGCTGGGACATGATAAAACTTGGTATAAAGCAGGAATCAGCGTGGCAGAGAACACGTCTAATCAAAGTAATGGTTTCAGTTTGAAGCTTGGTTTTTCGAATCGTGAAGCACCAAAGTCGATGAACTTGGGTGCACATCATCAGCCAACACAAAACTTAACTAGCATACAGAGCAGTGTAGTGCCAGGTAGCTGGAAAAATTCTGAGGAAGAGGAATTCATGTGGGATGAAATGAACTCTGGAATGATTGGTGATGGTGCAGCCAGCATTGCCAACAACATGAATACAGAACCATGGATGGGTGGTGATGATGAGAATTTG GATGGagatcaatcccaaatcttgcaCCATGATAGAGAAATATCTACTGCTAGGAAACAATCATTTGCATCTGGGGGGCATTCATCATTGCCATGGCAATTGCAGGAGCAGAGATCGAATGAAAAGTTGAATCTGAGGCCAGGTCACTCGGAAAAATTGTTGTCAGCTTTAGGTTGCTTACCAGCTAATACAAGTTCTTTGGTTGTCAGGATGCCAAATCAGTCTTCCATGCCAAATGCAACCAAAGATATGTCTGAAACTATGGGACAAAAGCAATTTGATTCCATGGGAACAAAACCCACTTCTGTGCAGTCACCTTTGCAGCAGCAGTCTGCATCATTGCCTGTAACAAAGCTCCACCCTCATCCAACACAAAATTTGTTGGAGCAAGACAATGGGAAGGCTTCTAAAACATCACAATTTCTGGGAGATCTGCAGAGACAATACATTAGAGATCAACCAGCTGCCCTTCCTCCCAATGCTCAAGTTGGTCGTTTGCATAGATCTAGAGAAAAGGATTTGCATGGTCCTTTATCTTCAGAGACTTCTTTTCTGCCAAGGCATCAGCAGCAGCCACTGGTCTCTTCCCAGACTGAAGTTATTGCAAAAACTAAGCCTCTCCACTCTAAAGTCTCTTTGGCCAGTGAAAGTTCAGAACAATCAAAAAGTAGTTTGTCAGCTGCAACTGTGCAGACTAGATTCCTCAACAAATCAATTACAAATAGTTTTCCTGGTACAAGTAGTAGTCTAGTTACAAAGAATCTTCCATCTGACTTAGGGGTTTGCCCAGCTCTATCAGGTAGACCCTCGTCTGCCACATTAATTTCTTCGGTATCTGCAGTTGCATCACCGTCAACATTAGTTCCTCCAGATGACGATTCTTCTATTCTGGATAACATATCACAAGCAAATACTGGACAGAAACCAAAGGTCTCTACAAAATTACCAACTTCCTCTAACATGAGCACTGTGTCAGCTCCAACCTCAACCGCTAGAAAAAACAATTCCTTGAATCCCATTGCAAACCTTTTAAGCTCACTGGTTGCAAAAGGTTTGATATCTACAGATTCGGAGTCATCGACTAAGGTACCAACAGAGGCATTGGTTCAATTGGAAGCCCGTACTGAAAGCATTACTGCCAGTAGCTCATTGCCAGTTCCTTCAGTTACTGGTTCCACAGTTCTCCCAGTAACATCCTCTAAAGTTGTGGAAGATGATGCAAAAGCCTCCCTGATCGTAAGTCAATCAACCAACACCAAAATAAGGAATATCATCGGCTTTGATTTTAAGCCTGATATAGTTCGAGAGATGCATCCCACTGTAATCAAGGGATTATTGGATGATAGTCAGCATCATTGCAGATTTTGTGGTATTAAGCTTAAACAGGAAGAACAGTTCAACAAACACTTGGAGTGGCATTTTGCACGAGAAAGAGAGCAACATGGTCTAATTAGAGCATCCAGAAAATGGTATGAGAATTGGTTTCTGTCTGAGCCTAGTGATTCTGTAGACGATTATTGCGAGGAAACAGACAGGAGTCCATTTGATGCTATGGTTCCAGCTGATGAAAGCCAGTGCTTGTGTGTATTGTGTGGTGATCTGTTTGAAGATGTGTACTGTCAAGAGAGGGATGAATGGATGTTCAAAGGTGCTGTTTACATAAACAACTTAGATAGAAATGGTGAGATGGAAAGTAGAAATGTGGGGCCAATTGTTCATGCTAAATGTTTATCTGAGAACTCAGTAGCTGGCGGCATCAAGATG GAACAGGACTGA
- the LOC112696636 gene encoding uncharacterized protein isoform X3 — protein sequence MRHLFGTWKGYFPPQTLQMIEKELGFTPAVNGSASSSATLRSESQSQRPAHSIHVNPKYLERQRLQQSSRIKGVANDTTRAILNSNEDSERSSRVLGASRPWLDPRINMHVCRRIQRDAYNNSVPEKSLAESYGAIKNSSGISSIGTTGSRVTELGHDKTWYKAGISVAENTSNQSNGFSLKLGFSNREAPKSMNLGAHHQPTQNLTSIQSSVVPGSWKNSEEEEFMWDEMNSGMIGDGAASIANNMNTEPWMGGDDENLDGDQSQILHHDREISTARKQSFASGGHSSLPWQLQEQRSNEKLNLRPGHSEKLLSALGCLPANTSSLVVRMPNQSSMPNATKDMSETMGQKQFDSMGTKPTSVQSPLQQQSASLPVTKLHPHPTQNLLEQDNGKASKTSQFLGDLQRQYIRDQPAALPPNAQVGRLHRSREKDLHGPLSSETSFLPRHQQQPLVSSQTEVIAKTKPLHSKVSLASESSEQSKSSLSAATVQTRFLNKSITNSFPGTSSSLVTKNLPSDLGVCPALSGRPSSATLISSVSAVASPSTLVPPDDDSSILDNISQANTGQKPKVSTKLPTSSNMSTVSAPTSTARKNNSLNPIANLLSSLVAKGLISTDSESSTKVPTEALVQLEARTESITASSSLPVPSVTGSTVLPVTSSKVVEDDAKASLIVSQSTNTKIRNIIGFDFKPDIVREMHPTVIKGLLDDSQHHCRFCGIKLKQEEQFNKHLEWHFAREREQHGLIRASRKWYENWFLSEPSDSVDDYCEETDRSPFDAMVPADESQCLCVLCGDLFEDVYCQERDEWMFKGAVYINNLDRNGEMESRNVGPIVHAKCLSENSVAGGIKMEQD from the exons ATGAGGCATCTTTTTGGAACTTGGAAGGGATACTTTCCTCCGCAGACCCTTCAGATGATTGAAAAGGAACTTGGCTTCACACCTGCAGTCAATGGTTCGGCTTCTTCATCTGCTACACTCAGAAGTGAATCACAGTCACAACGCCCAGCTCATAGCATCCATGTGAATCCTAAGTATTTAGAACGACAGCGTCTTCAGCAGTCCAGCAGG ATTAAAGGAGTAGCTAATGATACGACTAGAGCTATTTTGAACTCAAATGAGGATTCAGAGAGGTCAAGTAGAGTTTTGGGTGCTTCACGACCGTGGCTAGATCCTAGGATTAACATGCATGTATGTAGG CGTATTCAAAGAGATGCATATAACAATTCTGTTCCTGAGAAGAGTTTAGCTGAATCCTATGGGGCCATAAAAAATAGTTCTGGTATTTCAAGTATTGGAACAACTGGCAGTAGGGTTACTGAGCTGGGACATGATAAAACTTGGTATAAAGCAGGAATCAGCGTGGCAGAGAACACGTCTAATCAAAGTAATGGTTTCAGTTTGAAGCTTGGTTTTTCGAATCGTGAAGCACCAAAGTCGATGAACTTGGGTGCACATCATCAGCCAACACAAAACTTAACTAGCATACAGAGCAGTGTAGTGCCAGGTAGCTGGAAAAATTCTGAGGAAGAGGAATTCATGTGGGATGAAATGAACTCTGGAATGATTGGTGATGGTGCAGCCAGCATTGCCAACAACATGAATACAGAACCATGGATGGGTGGTGATGATGAGAATTTG GATGGagatcaatcccaaatcttgcaCCATGATAGAGAAATATCTACTGCTAGGAAACAATCATTTGCATCTGGGGGGCATTCATCATTGCCATGGCAATTGCAGGAGCAGAGATCGAATGAAAAGTTGAATCTGAGGCCAGGTCACTCGGAAAAATTGTTGTCAGCTTTAGGTTGCTTACCAGCTAATACAAGTTCTTTGGTTGTCAGGATGCCAAATCAGTCTTCCATGCCAAATGCAACCAAAGATATGTCTGAAACTATGGGACAAAAGCAATTTGATTCCATGGGAACAAAACCCACTTCTGTGCAGTCACCTTTGCAGCAGCAGTCTGCATCATTGCCTGTAACAAAGCTCCACCCTCATCCAACACAAAATTTGTTGGAGCAAGACAATGGGAAGGCTTCTAAAACATCACAATTTCTGGGAGATCTGCAGAGACAATACATTAGAGATCAACCAGCTGCCCTTCCTCCCAATGCTCAAGTTGGTCGTTTGCATAGATCTAGAGAAAAGGATTTGCATGGTCCTTTATCTTCAGAGACTTCTTTTCTGCCAAGGCATCAGCAGCAGCCACTGGTCTCTTCCCAGACTGAAGTTATTGCAAAAACTAAGCCTCTCCACTCTAAAGTCTCTTTGGCCAGTGAAAGTTCAGAACAATCAAAAAGTAGTTTGTCAGCTGCAACTGTGCAGACTAGATTCCTCAACAAATCAATTACAAATAGTTTTCCTGGTACAAGTAGTAGTCTAGTTACAAAGAATCTTCCATCTGACTTAGGGGTTTGCCCAGCTCTATCAGGTAGACCCTCGTCTGCCACATTAATTTCTTCGGTATCTGCAGTTGCATCACCGTCAACATTAGTTCCTCCAGATGACGATTCTTCTATTCTGGATAACATATCACAAGCAAATACTGGACAGAAACCAAAGGTCTCTACAAAATTACCAACTTCCTCTAACATGAGCACTGTGTCAGCTCCAACCTCAACCGCTAGAAAAAACAATTCCTTGAATCCCATTGCAAACCTTTTAAGCTCACTGGTTGCAAAAGGTTTGATATCTACAGATTCGGAGTCATCGACTAAGGTACCAACAGAGGCATTGGTTCAATTGGAAGCCCGTACTGAAAGCATTACTGCCAGTAGCTCATTGCCAGTTCCTTCAGTTACTGGTTCCACAGTTCTCCCAGTAACATCCTCTAAAGTTGTGGAAGATGATGCAAAAGCCTCCCTGATCGTAAGTCAATCAACCAACACCAAAATAAGGAATATCATCGGCTTTGATTTTAAGCCTGATATAGTTCGAGAGATGCATCCCACTGTAATCAAGGGATTATTGGATGATAGTCAGCATCATTGCAGATTTTGTGGTATTAAGCTTAAACAGGAAGAACAGTTCAACAAACACTTGGAGTGGCATTTTGCACGAGAAAGAGAGCAACATGGTCTAATTAGAGCATCCAGAAAATGGTATGAGAATTGGTTTCTGTCTGAGCCTAGTGATTCTGTAGACGATTATTGCGAGGAAACAGACAGGAGTCCATTTGATGCTATGGTTCCAGCTGATGAAAGCCAGTGCTTGTGTGTATTGTGTGGTGATCTGTTTGAAGATGTGTACTGTCAAGAGAGGGATGAATGGATGTTCAAAGGTGCTGTTTACATAAACAACTTAGATAGAAATGGTGAGATGGAAAGTAGAAATGTGGGGCCAATTGTTCATGCTAAATGTTTATCTGAGAACTCAGTAGCTGGCGGCATCAAGATG GAACAGGACTGA